Below is a genomic region from Zavarzinella sp..
CCGCCACCACAGAAGTGGCCCGGGGCCTGAAAACAGAAAAAATCGGCGACCAGACATTAGAAGAAATCTTCCTTGCGTCTGGCGCGAAAATTGGCGAAGCTTCCTGCGCTGCCTGTCTTGGTGGGCCATCCGATACTTTTGGCCGCCTGAATCAGGCAATTCGGTGCATCAGCACCACGAACCGGAACTTCCCAGGCCGGATGGGCCACAAGCAGGCCGAAGTTTTTCTGGCCAGTCCCATGACGGTGGCTGCCAGCGCCCTCACAGGTGAAATCAGCGACCCACGTGATCTGGTTGTCTGAGATGCTGCAGCCGCTCTTTCAGAAAACTCATTAATATAGCTGCTCCCTTCGAAGTGAAAAAATCGCCTGATTTACCCATTTTCCATCGGAAGCGGTGAAAGAAACAGCGATTGTTTGATCCCACCTTGTTTTCTGGCAGGTGGGGCGTTACTATGTACTAACCCTGCTGTGTTCGTGATGAAACGTTGCTTTTTGTGGTGAACCGATAAAAACCCGTAGGGAACCGACTACTCCTGCTAGTGCTGCAAGCCCGTCACCTTCTTTCTGAGAAGGACCGCAACGGTGATCCAAAAGCTAGTGGGGCGGTGCCCACATTAATGACGGGTTCCCCAAATACGATTCACACGGCACAAGCGGGGTTTTTCTACTGGTGCCTTGCCTTAATATTCGCTGGCATATTCTCTTCCCCACTTGTCATTGGGTGGGCAGGACGTTAGAACGTACTATTCACGATAAAAAAACTTACTTTATTTCAGGATATTTGTACAGATGGTTGAGCGTCGCAAAGAATTGGATCGTCGGTATCATCACAAAGCGAAGATGATGAAATTAAAGCGGAAACTGAAAAACGCCCAAGGCGAAGAGCGCACACAGATTCTTGCAAAGATCAAGCGGATCAGTCCTTACTGGACCGAACCAGCTGCTGCACCTGCCAATTCCTGAGAATTCTCTCATTTTACCGCCGGCCACACAAATTTGACGCAAAATTTGCGGCTATCATCAGCAATGAAGGCTGATTCGAGTGGAAAATCTGTCTCGCGCACCACCAGATTTCTGATGAATTTCCCACTTTTTTGAAAAATTCCAGTTTTCCTGCAAACGAAAATACTGTTCATTCGTATAATATAGTAGAAGTGGTTGCCCAAACACAGCCACGGGTTGTTAACATGTCTTTAGGCGGGTCGTCCTTCCATCACCAGGAGACAACAATGACACACAGTACC
It encodes:
- a CDS encoding DUF6800 family protein, whose translation is MVERRKELDRRYHHKAKMMKLKRKLKNAQGEERTQILAKIKRISPYWTEPAAAPANS